The Xylocopa sonorina isolate GNS202 chromosome 17, iyXylSono1_principal, whole genome shotgun sequence genome includes a region encoding these proteins:
- the Sparc gene encoding secreted protein, acidic, cysteine-rich produces the protein MRTKLQLLLFALLLAALLVDASAQRRRKHRRRTTTTEATVQDEVMNMLEADEIAEKSAQDAEVTVKDGMNEVGSKRQSLLRMDPCIDKHCSAGRVCKVNDEDIAECVCVEVCDQEVDPRRKVCNNYNETFGSDCEVYQARCFCDTGDSRCRGSDYKHVHIEYYGECKQMPMCKEEDMADFPRRMRDWLFNIMRDLADRQELPSHYLKMQREAETNHTLRWTNAAIWKWCDLDGNPHDRAVSRHELFPIRAPLMALEHCIAPFLDSCDLNNDHKITLIEWGKCLELNEEDLDDKCDELAETANSDQ, from the exons ATGCGGACGAAACTGCAGCTCCTTTTATTCGCGTTGCTGTTGGCGGCTCTTTTGGTAGACGCTTCCGCTCAG CGACGAAGAAAACATCGTCGCCGCACGACCACGACGGAAGCCACCGTTCAAGATGAGGTCATGAACATGCTCGAGGCTGATGAAATAGCCGAGAAGTCAGCGCAGGATGCTGAGGTCACCGTCAAAGATGGCATGAACGAGGTTGGATCGAAGCGTCAGAGTTTGCTCCGTATGGACCCGTGCATAGACAAACACTGTAGCGCAGGAcgagtatgcaag GTCAACGACGAAGATATCGCTGAATGCGTTTGCGTGGAGGTGTGCGACCAAGAGGTCGATCCCAGGCGAAAAGTTTGCAACAATTACAACGAAACTTTTGGAAGCGACTGCGAGGTCTACCAGGCGCGTTGTTTCTGCGACACTGGTGACAGTAGGTGCAGAGGCTCCGATTACAAACACGTTCACATCGAGTACTATGGCGAATGCAAACAGATGCCT ATGTGCAAAGAGGAAGACATGGCTGACTTCCCAAGGCGTATGCGTGATTGGCTGTTCAACATCATGAGAGACCTTGCCGACCGTCAAGAGTTGCCGTCTCATTACTTGAAGATGCAACGGGAAGCGGAAACGAACCATACGCTGCGCTGGACGAACGCCGCCATTTGGAAATGGTGCGACCTGGACGGTAATCCCCATGACAGGGCTGTTTCCAGACACGAACTTTTCCCCATTAGAGCACCGTTGATGGCCCTCGAGCACTGCATCGCGCCGTTCCTCGACTCCTGCGATCTTAACAACGACCACAAAATTACCCTCATCGAGTGGGGCAAGTGTTTAGAACTGAACGAG GAGGATTTGGACGATAAATGCGACGAGCTGGCCGAAACGGCGAACTCCGACCAATAA